The DNA region ACGACGTCGCGGGTGCGCCCGGCGGTGCGCAACGCGCTGAGCAGCACGGGGTGGCAGCAGGGTCCCGTGCTGCACGTCGACGAGGTGCCGCCGCACCGGGCGGCGAAGTGGCGGCGCCCGCCCGCGGAGCCCGACGACGTCGCGTACCTGCAGTACACGTCGGGCTCCACCGGGGCGCCCGCGGGGGTGCGGGTCACGCACGCGAACCTGTCCGCGGCGGCGTACCAGATGCGTTCGCGCTTCATGCCGGCGAGGACGGCCGTGTCCTGGGTGCCGCTCTTCCACGACATGGGGCTCGTCTGCGCCATCGCGAGCCCCCTCAGCGCCGGGATGCACATGGTGCACCTCAGCCCCATGGGCTTCCTGCACCGCCCCTACCGCTGGCTGCGCGCCCTGTCGGACTACCGCGCCGACTGGACGGTCACCCCCAACTTCGGCCTCACCCACTGCGTGCGCCGGGTCACCGCCGAGGAGGTGGCGACGCTCGACCTCAGCGGTCTGCGCGCCCTTGCCATCGGCGGGGAGCCCGTGCACGCGCGGTCGGTGGCGGCGTTCGTCGCGGCCTTCGCCGACGCGGGCCTCGACCCGCGGGCGCCGGTGCCGTGCTACGGCCTCGCGGAGGCGACGCTGTCCGTGACGATGACGCCCAACGGCACCGGCGCGACCGGCGGCCACTTCGACCGTGCCGCCCTCAGCGCGGGCGAGGTGCGGCCGGTACCCGACGGGCCCGGAGCGGTGCGGCTGGTGAGCAACGGCACGCCGGTGCCCGGGGTGCGGGTGCGGATCGCGGACCCGGAGACCGGCGAGGAGACCGCGGGCCGGGTCGGCGAGATCTGGGTGAGCGGCCCCAACCGCACCGACGGGTACTGGCGGGCGCCGGAACGCACGGCGCGCGTGTACGCCGACGGGTGGCTGCGCACGGGCGACTGGGGCTTCCGGCACGAGGGCGGGCTCTATGTGGTCGGCCGCATGGACGACGTCATCATCGTGCGGGGCCGCAACCACTACCCGGAGGACATCGAGGCCACCGTCGAGTCGGTGGCGCCGGTGGCGGCGACGGCGATCGGCGTCGAGGGCGACCCGACGGAGCGGCTGATCGTCCTCATGGAGGCCGACGCGGCGATGACGGCCCTGCCCGCCCCCGACCGCGACGCCCTGACGGAACGGATCCGGCAGACGGTGAGCCGCCAGCACGGACTCGCCGTCCACGCCACGGTGGTGGTCCGCAAGGGCACGCTGCCGCGCACCACCAGCGGCAAGATCCAGCGCGGTCTGTGCCGTCAGCGGTACGCGGCGGGGGCTTACCCGACCCGGACCGACCCGGCCTGACGGGCGGTCGGTCCGTCGGGCACGGGCGGCCCGGACGCCAGGGCGGGGCGCGGGCCGCCCGCTCGTCATCGCGTACGCCGCCAGAACACGCCGACCCCGTCGATCTCCTCGATGGGGTCGGTGATGCCGTGCTCCCTGCGGTACTGGTAGACGGCGACCCGGCACGGGGGCAGGGCGCGGTAGTCGTCGACGATCACATAGCCGCCGACGGACAGCTTCGGGTAGAGGTGCACCAGCGCGTCCATGGTGGACTCGAACAGGTCGCCGTCCATGCGCAGCACGGCCAGGCTCTCCACCGGGGCGTCGGGCAGCGTGTCGCGGAAGTACCCGGGCAGGAAACGCACTTGGTCGTCGAGGAGCCCGTAGCGGCGGAAGTTCTCCTCCACGACGGGCTGCGAGACGCCGAAGACGTCGTTGAAGCGGTACAGCGGCGCCAGGTCGTCGCCCGGGTACCGCACGGGGTCGCCCTTGGGGATGCCCTCGAAGGAGTCGGCGACCCACACCGTGCGGTCCTTGATGTCGTACGCCTTCAGCACCGCGCGCATGAAGATCGTGGCGCCGCCCCGCCAGACGCCCGTCTCGATGAGGTCGCCGGGAATGTCGTCGAGGAGCACCTGCTCGACGCACGCGTGCAGATTGTCGAGGCGCTTGCCTCCGATCATCGTGTGCGCGACGCGCGGGATGTCCCGGCCGCCGGCGCGGAGTCCGTCGTCGTATTCGATGCTCGGCAACCCGGCGTCGAAATCCTTGTCCCGCACCCAGCCGTGCGCGTTGTCCTGATAGATGGTGTTGGTGACGACCTTCTTCATCAGGTCCAGATACAGGTCTCGGGAATGTGTGAGCACAGGCGTCCCCCTTGTCGCTCCCGGACTGAGAATCGACTGCAGTGTGACACCGGTGTGTCCCGCCGGCGAGACGGAATGCGGATACACCGCGCATGAACTGCGCCTGCACGCACGGAGATTGACGCACCCGCACATCGAAGGAAGCGGAATCCGTGCGCATGGTTGACGCTCGTCGGAACCCGGACAACCATGGCCGCACTCACTGGGAAAGCAGGAGTTCATGACCATCGAGACGCCGAAGACCAGCGAAGCCATTCGCGTCGGACGCCGCGTCGAGCTCGGATATGCGACCGCCGCCGACTACGAGCAATTCGCGAAATGGCTCAGCCCCGACGGGGACGTCGCCGCCCTGACCGGCGATGTGTCCGAGCGGGTCACGGTGGACGCGCTGCGGGCCGACGCCGCGTCGGGCTCGCGCTTCTGCACCCTGCGGTCCCCGCACGGGGAGCGCGTGGGCATGGTGAAGTTCCACCGCGTCGGCGGCGAACGGGACACGACCTTCGAGATCAGCGGCGCCATCGGGAGCAGCGACCTGTGGTCGCGGGGCTACGGCGCCGAGGGCTTCGGCCTCGTCGTGGAGCACCTCTTCGAGGACCTCGGCGCGCACCGGCTCCAGTTCTGGGTGGGCCTGTTCAACGAACCGATGCTCCAGATGGTGATGCGCACCCGGTTCTTCGTCCTCGAAGGGGTCCTCAGGGAACGGAAGTTCTTCAAGGGCGAATATCACGACGTGGCCATGTGGTCCATGCTGCGCCATGAATACGAAGCGCTGTTCGTCCGAGGGGAGTGGGAGCAGAAGCCCGGCCAGGATGTCTGGTTCGGCACTGCGAGCGAGCCGAAGGCCGCTGCCCGCAGGACGCTCTCGGAATATCTCGGCCGAGGTCCGGCCACCGCGCTGACCCCCTTCACGCAATAGCCTTCGACTCGCACGTACCGACCACCGCCCGCACACCCGAATACCGCAGTACCCGCACTCCCCTCCCCGATTCTCCTATCGATCGAAACCTCCACGAGGCGATCACCGCGACGGCCGTCGAAAAGCACGGCCGACCCGTTCCAGGAATTCCGCTGGAGGTGCCTCGTGTCCGTGGACTGGTCGATCTACACCCTGGTGGACCCGGTGTTCTTCGAGACCCCGGCGCGGTCCGCCACCGAAGCGCACCTGGTGCCGCCGCGGTTCACCCCGCTGCCCGACGGCTGGCGGCACCGGGCCGCCCGCGTCTGGGACATGTACCAGCCGGACCGGCCCGGCGCCGTGGACCAGGGCTGGAAGATCCACGTCTCCGCGACCCACGACAACGCCGAGCGCGTCCTGGAGATCGTCGCCGACCACTGCCTGCGGGCCCGCGTGTCCTTCAAGCACCTGCGCAGCCGGGCCCTGCTGGACGCCATGAACTCCAAGTACGCGCCCCGCCCCGCCGGCGGCAAGTTCATCGCGGTCTACCCGCGCGACGAGGCTGAGTTCACCGACTGCGCACGCGAGCTGGACGAACGCCTCGCGGGCAGCGCGGGGCCCTACATCCTGACCGACTGCCGCTGGGGCGAAGGACCCGTCCACTTCCGCTACGGCGCCTTCCGCGAGCGCTGGTGCTGGACGGACGACGGCGGGCTCGTGCTCGCCCTCACCGGCGCCGACGGACGCCTCGTGCCCGACCGCAGGCGGCCCGCCTTCGCGCTGCCCGACGGCGTACCGGTCCCGGACGTCCTGCGCCCCCACATCGAGCGGCGCACGGCCGCGAGCGGCGCGTTCGGCTTCCGGGTCACGCAGGCCCTGCACTTCTCCAACGCCGGTGGGGTGTACGCCGCGACGCGCAAGGACGACGGCAGCCCCGTGGTCCTCAAGGAGGCCCGGCCGCACACCGGCAGGGACGGCGCGGGCCTCGACGCGACGGCGCGCCTCGCCCACGAGAAGCGAATCCTCGACCGCCTCGCCGACGTCCCCGGCGTGCCCCGGGCCCACGAGCTCTTCGACTTCGGCGGCCACTCCATGCTCGCGATGGAGCACCTGGACGGCGTGCCGCTGCAGCGCTGGATGGTGCGGAACCACCCACTGGTGAACTGGAGCGCGTGCTCGCCCGAGGGCCTGCGCGACTACGCCCGGCGCGCGGAGGCCCTGCATGCCGAGGTGACCGCGCTGGTCCGGCGGGTGCACGCCGAGGGAATCGTCTTCGGGGACCTGCATCCCGGGAACGTGCTGGTGGCGGAGGACGCGTTCGGCCCCGGTGAGGACGCGGCGGCCGTACCGCGCGACGCCGCGCCCCAGGTGCGCCTCGTCGACTTCGAGATGGCCTTCCCCGCTTCCGAGGACACCCGCCCGACCCTCGGCTACCCCGGCTTCGCCGCCCGTGGCAAGACCGGCACGGCGGTCGACGAACACGCCCTGACGGTGCTGCGGCTGTGGTTGTACCTCCCGCTCGTGACGTCACTCGGCATCTGCCCGGACATGGGGGCGCGCCTCGCGGCCGCGGCGGCGGAGCGCTTCGGCCTGCCGGCGGACTTCGCCGCGACGATCACAGCGGGGCTGGCGGAGACGCCCGGCGGACAGGCGCGGCAGCCCGCCGGTCGGACAGCTGCCGCCACGACGCCGTCCGAACAGCCCGGCACCCCGCCCCGGGCGGGAGCCGTCGCCGTCGTACGCCTCGACACCTCCCCCGTCGACTGGGCCGCCGTACGCGCCTCCATGGCCCGCGCCCTGCACGCGTCCGCGACGCCGGACCGCGACGACCGCCTCTTCCCCGGCGACCCCCGGCAGTTCAACGAGGCACCCGGCGGCTTCGCGCACGGCGCCGCGGGCGTCCTGTGGGCGCTGTCCGTGGCGGGCGGGGAGCGTGAGCCCGCGTACGAGCACTGGCTGCTGCGGGCGGCACGCGCCGACCACGTCCGGCCCGGCTTCTGCGACGGCGCGCACGGCGTCGCCCACGTCCTGGACCACCTGGGCCACCACGCCGCCGCCAGGGATCTGGTCGACCGGGCCCGCACCGGCGTCGAGGACATGACCGACGTCAGTCTGTACGGCGGCCTCGCGGGCGTCGGCCTGAACCTGCTGCACCTCGCCGGGGACGACCCGGGGCACGCCCGCCTCAAGGAGGCACGGGAGCTGGCCGCGCGTGCTGTCGGCGCCCTGGACGACGGCCTGCCGCACGGCATCGACCGCGCCCGCGGCGAGCCCGGCACCCACGGCGGGCTGCTGCGCGGCTGGTCCGGGGTCGGACTGTTCCTGCTGCGGATGTACGAGGCCACGGGTGAGGACGCCTACCTGCGGCACGCGGTGCGCGCCGTGCACCGGGACCTCGACCTGTGCGTGCCGCGCGAGGAGGGCGTGCTGCACGTCGACGGCGGCTTCCGCTCCCTGCCGTACCTGGAGACCGGGTCGGTCGGCATCGGCCTCGTCGCCGACCTCCTGACCGACCACACGGACGACCGGCGCATCGCCGACGCCCTGCCGGCTCTCGCGCTCGCCGCGCGCTCGCCGCTCACGGTCGAGAGCCAGCTGTTCAACGGGCGGGCCGGACTCCTCGCGGCGGCGCACGCGCTGCGGCGGCACCTGCCGGCCGCGGCGGCCGGGGGCGTGGACCCGGTGGCCGAGCACTTGGGCAGCCTGCACTGGCACGCCCTCGCCCACCGCGGCGAGGTGGCGTTCCCCGGCCACAGCGGCCTGCGCCTCTCCATGGACCTGGCGACAGGCAACGCGGGCGTCCTCGCGGCCCTGTCGTACGTCACGGACGGCGGGCCGCCCCCGCTGCCGTTCCTGCGCCGCGCCGGGCACCCGGCGGCCGCGGCGCACCACGGACTCCCGGCGGACGACCCCCGCCGGATCCCCTGCGAACAGCCGGTTGGAGGTGACACCGCATGAACGTTCTGGAGCTTCAGGAGCTGGAGACGTCGACCCTCGACGACGAGCTGCTCGGCAGCACCGGCAGCGTGGGCTGCTGACCCGCTGCCGGCGCACCACAGGAGAACCGCCGCGGCGGTCCACAGCGGCCGCCGACCGCGTCGCACCACGACTTCGGCGGCCGACCGCCGCCGCGACCACGACGACCTCTTGGGAGGAGGTGACACCGCATGAACGTTCTGGAGCTTCAGGAGCTGGAGACGTCGACCCTCGACGACGAGCTGCTCGGCAGCACGGGCAGCGTGAACTGCTGACCCGCTGACGACGCGAGGAGAGCGAGAGGGCCGCAGCGGCAGTCCACCGCGGCCGCCAGCCGGGCCGACTGAGCCGGCGGTGGGGGTCCCTGAGCTCAGGGACCCCCCACTCACTCTCTGCGTCTCCCGCGTCCCGTTCCCTTGGCGTCCGTACGCGGGGCCCTGACGTCGTCCCGCGTGTCCGGCGCTCAGCGGCCCCGGTGCCGTTCGGCGATCCGGACCAGGTCGGGGACGACGTCGGCGGCGCTCGGCATGGCCCTCATGTCGGCGCGCAGCCGCCGTGCCCCTTCGGTGAAGGAGGATTCCGTGAGCAGCCGCCGTACTTCGTGCGCGACACGTTCGCCGGTCGCCTCGGCCACGGGGAGGTCGATCCCGGCGCCGTACGCGGCCAGGCCCCTGGCGAGGATCGGAGCGTCGATCTCCTCGGCCACGGCGAGTTGGGGGACGGCGTGCAGGGAGGTCGTACCGATCGTGCCGAACCCACCGTGATGAACCATCACCGCACACGTCGGAGCCAGCGCCGCCAACGGCACGAACTCCTCCACCCGCACCCGCTCCCCCACCACCCCACCCAACTCCTCCCGGATCTCCCCGGCACCCGGCAACGCCGCCACCACCTCCACATCGAGCGCCGCCAGGGCCCTGAGGATCTCCACCACCGACACCGAATACCCGGCAAGCCGCTCCACCGCACTCAACCCCAACGTGAACCCCACCCGAGGCCGCACCGGCACCTCCCACAACCACCGCGGCACCACCGACACCCCGTTGTAGACGCCGAACCGCATCGGCAGATACCGGATGCCCGCGGTGTCCAGGCGGAACGCCTCTGGCAGCTGGTCCACCGTGAACTGACCTGTCGTCAACTCTTCGTCGTACCCGACTCCATGGCGTCGGCCGAGCTCGCCGAGCCACGCGCCGAGCGCGTCCCCCGCACCCCCCGCAGGCTCCCCCGCCTCTCCCGCGAGGCGGACGAACTGCTCCCGCACCCGACCGAAGAAATCCACCCCCCACGTCAACCGCCCATGCGCCGCACCACACACCCGCGCCGCCACCCCACCCGCGAACGTCCCCGGCTCCCACACCACCAGATCCGGCTCCCACCACCGGCAAAAACCCACCAACTCATCCACCAACGGCTCATTCACCAACCGGAACCACCACGGCACCACATCCGCATAACCCGCCCGCAGATACTCCAACGACAACAACTCACCCGGCACATCCGCCACATCGAACGGCGGCAACGCCGACCAGCGTTCGTCGCCGTGCCGGGCCTTCAGGACGCGCCACAGCTGGTGGTCGCGGCCGACGGGCACGGCCGTCAGACCGGCCCGGGTGATCTCCGGAACCAGCTCCGGCTGACTCGCCACCCGCACCTCATGACCGGCCGTGTCCAGGGCGTGCGCCAAGGACACCATGCTGAAGAAATGGGTGCGCACGGCATAGGCGGTGAAGAGAATCCGCATGGTCATGTCCCCCGAATGTCTCGCAGTTACGCCGCGGGCGTTCATGGCGGCCGACAGGAACCGATGCACAGCATGACCCAACGGGAGGAAAGGTGAAAGGGATAGTTCTCGCGGGCGGCACGGGCAGCCGTCTCATGCCGATTACGGCAGGCACGTCGAAACAGCTTCTGCCGATCTACGACAAGCCGATGATCTTCTACCCGCTCTCGGTTCTGATGTTGGCCGGAATCCGGGACGTCCTGATCATCGCGGCGCCGGAATCCATGCCCTCGATGCGCGGACTGCTCGGCGACGGCGGGCATCTCGGAATGAATCTCACGTACGCGGAGCAGACTGAGCCGCGCGGTATCGCGGATGCCTACATCATCGGCGCCGACCATGTCGGCAACGACCGTTCCGCGCTTATACTCGGCGACAACCTGTTCCACGGGGCAGGATTCCAGGACTTGCTGCGCGAGGCCCGGGAGAAGTCGGACGGCTGCACGCTCTTCGGCTATCCGGTGGCGGATCCCGAGCGTTATGCGGTGGCCGAGACCGACGCGCACGGAAACCTGATCGGCATCGAGGAGAAGCCGGCCCGCCCGGCATCCAAGAACGCCATCACGGGGCTCTATTTCTACGACAGCGACGTGGTGGAGATGGCGCGCGGACTGCGCCCGTCGCACCGCGGCGAACTGGAGATCACCGATGTCAACAAGCTCTACCTCGAAGCCCACGGCGCCCGCCTCGTGCAGTTGGGCCGCGGCTTCACCTGGCTCGACGCGGGCACGTTCCGGTCCCTGCTCGACGCCAGCCAGTACGTCCAGGTCCTGATGGACCGCCAGGGCGTGCGGGTGGCGTGCGTGGAGGAGATCGCGCTGCGGATGGGCTTCATCGACGCCGAGCAGTGCCGCGAACTGGGCCTGGCCATGGGCAACTCGGGCTACGGACGGTACGTCCGCGAGGTCGCGGAGGCCCTCGCGTGATGGCGGCACCGGAGGTGAGGGGGTGGTGGACATGCGTGTCCTGGTGACCGGCGGTGCCGGGTTCATCGGCTCGAACTTCGTGCGGCGCATGCTCGCGGGGGCGTACGCGGGGTTCGAGGACGCCGAGGTCGTGGTCCTCGACAAGCTGACCTACGCCGGGAATCCGAGCAATCTCGCCGAGGCCCTGGACGACCCGCGGCTGCGGTTCGTCCAGGCCGACATCTGCGACAGGGACGCCGTCCGGAGCGCGATCACGGGGGTCCGGACGGTGGTGCACTTCGCGGCGGAGTCGCACGTCGACCGGTCGCTGCTCGACGGCGACGCGTTCGTCGCCAGCAACATCGTCGGCAGCTACGAACTGCTGCGCGCCGCGCTGCGCACCGAGGTCGACCGGTTCGTCCTGGTCTCCACCGACGAGGTGTACGGCGAGACGGAGACGGTCTCCTGGACCGAGGACTTCCCGCTGCGCCCCAACTCCCCCTATTCGGCGTCGAAGGCGTCGGCGGAACTGCTCGCCCGGTCCTTCCACCACACATACGGACTCCCGGTCTGCACCGCTCGGGCCTCCAATACCTATGGGCCCTACCAGTTCCCGGAAAAGCTCATCCCGCTGTTCGTCACCCGACTCCTGGACGGCCTGACGGTCCCGCTGTACGGCGACGGCTCACAGGTGCGCGAGTGGATTCACGTCGACGACCACTGCCGGGGCCTCGCCCTCATCGCGGGCGCCGGGCGCCCGGGAGAGACGTACAACATCGGCGGCGGCACGGAGATATCCAATGCCGAACTCACCAAGATGCTCCTGGAGTTCCTGGACGCCGACTGGTCGCGGGTGCGTTTCACCGAGGACAGGAAAGGGCACGACCGACGCTATTCGATCGACTGCCGGAAGATCCGCGAAGAACTCGGCCACCGTCCGCTCGTCGCCTTCCGCGAGGGACTTCTCGACACCGTGCGCTGGTACGCGGACAACCGGAACTGGTGGGAGCCGCTGAAACGCCCCGGCGAGCTCCCTCTGGCCGCCATGGCGGAACCTCACTGACAGCCGCTTCGCCCTCACCCGGCGACAGCCGGCATTCCGGAAAGCGGCCGACCAGGATACGAGCAGGAAACGACCAGGACGCGACACACAGAAAGGCTCACGGAGATGGACCGGGCAGGCGTCAGGAAAGAGATCCAGAACTTCATGGATCAGTACTACGCACGCGAGGACGGCGTGGGGGAAGCCGCCGAGATGTACGACATCGACTCCTTCACCATGGTGCAGCTCGTCCTTTATCTGGAGGACAAGTTCAACATCGTCATCCTGGAGGAACTGCACGGATTCGGCGGCGGCGACTTCGACGCCTTCGCCGCGTTCGTGGCGGCCGCCGGCCAGGAGAACGATGCGGCGTGACCCGGGTCCTGTTCGTCCTCTACGCGGAAAAGACCCACCTGTTCATCCAGGTGCCGCTGGCACGGGCCTTCGCGGCGGCCGGTCATGAGGTGCGGGTGGCGAGTCAGCCGGAGCTTGTTCCGGAGATCACCCGGGCCGGTCTGACGGCCGTGCCCGTCGGCCGCGACCACGGCATGGGACGGCTCCTCGCCCTCCGCCCCGAGTTCAGAAGCCGCTTCGGGGGCAGCGACCTGCCGCCGTTCGATGTGGCGAATGTGCCGGGTGAGTTGTTGTCGTTGGAGTATCTGCGGGCGGGTTATGCGGATGTGGTGCCGTGGTGGTTCCGGTTGGTGAATGAGCCGTTGGTGGATGAGTTGGTGGGTTTTTGCCGGTGGTGGGAGCCGGATCTGGTGGTGTGGGAGCCGGGGACGTTCGCGGGTGGGGTGGCGGCGCGGGTGTGTGGTGCGGCGCATGGGCGGTTGACGTGGGGGGTGGATTTCTTCGGTCGGGTGCGGGAGCAGTTCGTCCGCCTCGCGGAGGAGGAAGCCGCCGCCGTCGGCACGGGCGGGGATCCGCTGGGTGAGTGGCTCGGGGCCTGCGCCGAGCGGTACGGCGTCGGATTCGACGAGGAGCTGACGACGGGCCAGTTCACCGCCGACCTGCTTCCCGCCCCCTTCCGGCTCGACACGGCGATCGACTACGTCCCGGTCCGCTACGGGACCTACAACGGGGTGTCGGTGGTGCCGCGGTGGTTGTGGGAGGTGCCGGTGCGGCCTCGGGTGGGGTTCACGTTGGGGTTGAGTGCGGTGGAGCGGCTTGCCGGGTATTCGGTGTCGGTGGTGGAGATCCTCAGGGCCCTGGCGGCGCTCGATGTGGAGGTGGTGGCGGCGTTGCCGGGTGCCGGGGAGATCCGGGAGGAGTTGGGTGGGGTGGTGGGGGAGCGGGTGCGGGTGGAGGAGTTCGTGCCGTTGGCGGCGCTGGCTCCGACGTGTGCGGTGATGGTTCATCACGGTGGGTTCGGCACGATCGGTACGACCTCCCTGCACGCCGTCCCCCAACTCGCCCTCGCCGAACAGCTCGACGCGATCTGGCTCGCCCGCGGCGTCACCTCCTACGGCGCCGGGACCGACCTCCCCGTGGCCGAGGCGACCGGCGAACGCGTCGCGCACGAAGTACGGCGGCTGCTCACGGAATCCTCCTTCACCGAAGGGGCACGGCGGCTGCGCGCCGACATGAGGGCCATGCCGAGCCCCGCCGAAGCCGTTCCCCACCTGCTCCGCCTCGCCGAACGGCACCGCCGCCCACCCCTGGCAGCCGCGCACCACCCTCAGCCGAAGAGCAACTGAAGGCAGGCGACGACATGACCAGCACGTCGGCACACGACGACCCGACCACGACACCGGGTGACGGGACCCCGGCCACGACACCGCAGCGGGCGGCCCCCGCTACGACACCGGGGCGGGCGGCGGCCCCCACGGCGCCGCCCCGCGTCGTCGTCACCGGCCGCGGCGTCGTCTCCCCGCTCGCCCCGGACTGGCCCGACACCTGGGCCGCCCTCGTCGCCGGGAAGAGCGGCATCCGCGACATCACCGGGTTCGAGGTGGGCGACCTGCCGGTCCGCATCGGCGGCGAGGTACCCGGCTTCGAGCCCGAGCGCCACCTGCCGCGGCACGTCGTCCGGCGCACCGACTGGACCATCCAGGTGGTCGTCGCGGCGGCCCGCATGGCGCTCCAGGAGGCCGGGATCGAGCTCGGCGAAGGGCTCGCGCCCCGGGTCGGGGTCGCCGTCGGCTCCATCATCGGCTCCACCCGGGTCGCCTCCCGCAACGCCATGGCCATGCGCGACGAGGGCTATGCCGCGGTCAGCCCGCAGGTGTTCCCCACGATGGGCATCAGCTCGGCCGCCGAGGTGTGCCTGGAGCTGGGCGCGCGGGGCCCGTCCGCGGAGATGGTCGCCGCCTGCGCCACCGGCACGGTGTGCGTCGGTGAGGCGGCCCGTTGG from Streptomyces flavofungini includes:
- the lanKC gene encoding class III lanthionine synthetase LanKC produces the protein MDWSIYTLVDPVFFETPARSATEAHLVPPRFTPLPDGWRHRAARVWDMYQPDRPGAVDQGWKIHVSATHDNAERVLEIVADHCLRARVSFKHLRSRALLDAMNSKYAPRPAGGKFIAVYPRDEAEFTDCARELDERLAGSAGPYILTDCRWGEGPVHFRYGAFRERWCWTDDGGLVLALTGADGRLVPDRRRPAFALPDGVPVPDVLRPHIERRTAASGAFGFRVTQALHFSNAGGVYAATRKDDGSPVVLKEARPHTGRDGAGLDATARLAHEKRILDRLADVPGVPRAHELFDFGGHSMLAMEHLDGVPLQRWMVRNHPLVNWSACSPEGLRDYARRAEALHAEVTALVRRVHAEGIVFGDLHPGNVLVAEDAFGPGEDAAAVPRDAAPQVRLVDFEMAFPASEDTRPTLGYPGFAARGKTGTAVDEHALTVLRLWLYLPLVTSLGICPDMGARLAAAAAERFGLPADFAATITAGLAETPGGQARQPAGRTAAATTPSEQPGTPPRAGAVAVVRLDTSPVDWAAVRASMARALHASATPDRDDRLFPGDPRQFNEAPGGFAHGAAGVLWALSVAGGEREPAYEHWLLRAARADHVRPGFCDGAHGVAHVLDHLGHHAAARDLVDRARTGVEDMTDVSLYGGLAGVGLNLLHLAGDDPGHARLKEARELAARAVGALDDGLPHGIDRARGEPGTHGGLLRGWSGVGLFLLRMYEATGEDAYLRHAVRAVHRDLDLCVPREEGVLHVDGGFRSLPYLETGSVGIGLVADLLTDHTDDRRIADALPALALAARSPLTVESQLFNGRAGLLAAAHALRRHLPAAAAGGVDPVAEHLGSLHWHALAHRGEVAFPGHSGLRLSMDLATGNAGVLAALSYVTDGGPPPLPFLRRAGHPAAAAHHGLPADDPRRIPCEQPVGGDTA
- a CDS encoding GNAT family N-acetyltransferase; amino-acid sequence: MTIETPKTSEAIRVGRRVELGYATAADYEQFAKWLSPDGDVAALTGDVSERVTVDALRADAASGSRFCTLRSPHGERVGMVKFHRVGGERDTTFEISGAIGSSDLWSRGYGAEGFGLVVEHLFEDLGAHRLQFWVGLFNEPMLQMVMRTRFFVLEGVLRERKFFKGEYHDVAMWSMLRHEYEALFVRGEWEQKPGQDVWFGTASEPKAAARRTLSEYLGRGPATALTPFTQ
- the rfbA gene encoding glucose-1-phosphate thymidylyltransferase RfbA; translated protein: MKGIVLAGGTGSRLMPITAGTSKQLLPIYDKPMIFYPLSVLMLAGIRDVLIIAAPESMPSMRGLLGDGGHLGMNLTYAEQTEPRGIADAYIIGADHVGNDRSALILGDNLFHGAGFQDLLREAREKSDGCTLFGYPVADPERYAVAETDAHGNLIGIEEKPARPASKNAITGLYFYDSDVVEMARGLRPSHRGELEITDVNKLYLEAHGARLVQLGRGFTWLDAGTFRSLLDASQYVQVLMDRQGVRVACVEEIALRMGFIDAEQCRELGLAMGNSGYGRYVREVAEALA
- the rfbB gene encoding dTDP-glucose 4,6-dehydratase; this translates as MRVLVTGGAGFIGSNFVRRMLAGAYAGFEDAEVVVLDKLTYAGNPSNLAEALDDPRLRFVQADICDRDAVRSAITGVRTVVHFAAESHVDRSLLDGDAFVASNIVGSYELLRAALRTEVDRFVLVSTDEVYGETETVSWTEDFPLRPNSPYSASKASAELLARSFHHTYGLPVCTARASNTYGPYQFPEKLIPLFVTRLLDGLTVPLYGDGSQVREWIHVDDHCRGLALIAGAGRPGETYNIGGGTEISNAELTKMLLEFLDADWSRVRFTEDRKGHDRRYSIDCRKIREELGHRPLVAFREGLLDTVRWYADNRNWWEPLKRPGELPLAAMAEPH
- a CDS encoding TylF/MycF family methyltransferase; the encoded protein is MLTHSRDLYLDLMKKVVTNTIYQDNAHGWVRDKDFDAGLPSIEYDDGLRAGGRDIPRVAHTMIGGKRLDNLHACVEQVLLDDIPGDLIETGVWRGGATIFMRAVLKAYDIKDRTVWVADSFEGIPKGDPVRYPGDDLAPLYRFNDVFGVSQPVVEENFRRYGLLDDQVRFLPGYFRDTLPDAPVESLAVLRMDGDLFESTMDALVHLYPKLSVGGYVIVDDYRALPPCRVAVYQYRREHGITDPIEEIDGVGVFWRRTR
- a CDS encoding fatty acyl-AMP ligase, whose product is MSIEAPRTAHTPSTGFTLSTLGPEPVALEYLADTVRRFAAERGEAPALTVLGDRRGRGGARRADTVVTLTYRELDERARAVAAEVQAACPPRARVAVLCPHDEHYVVAFLACLYAGVIAVPLYAPELFRSQTRLRSVLRDSTPGCVLTTSRVRPAVRNALSSTGWQQGPVLHVDEVPPHRAAKWRRPPAEPDDVAYLQYTSGSTGAPAGVRVTHANLSAAAYQMRSRFMPARTAVSWVPLFHDMGLVCAIASPLSAGMHMVHLSPMGFLHRPYRWLRALSDYRADWTVTPNFGLTHCVRRVTAEEVATLDLSGLRALAIGGEPVHARSVAAFVAAFADAGLDPRAPVPCYGLAEATLSVTMTPNGTGATGGHFDRAALSAGEVRPVPDGPGAVRLVSNGTPVPGVRVRIADPETGEETAGRVGEIWVSGPNRTDGYWRAPERTARVYADGWLRTGDWGFRHEGGLYVVGRMDDVIIVRGRNHYPEDIEATVESVAPVAATAIGVEGDPTERLIVLMEADAAMTALPAPDRDALTERIRQTVSRQHGLAVHATVVVRKGTLPRTTSGKIQRGLCRQRYAAGAYPTRTDPA
- a CDS encoding activator-dependent family glycosyltransferase yields the protein MTMRILFTAYAVRTHFFSMVSLAHALDTAGHEVRVASQPELVPEITRAGLTAVPVGRDHQLWRVLKARHGDERWSALPPFDVADVPGELLSLEYLRAGYADVVPWWFRLVNEPLVDELVGFCRWWEPDLVVWEPGTFAGGVAARVCGAAHGRLTWGVDFFGRVREQFVRLAGEAGEPAGGAGDALGAWLGELGRRHGVGYDEELTTGQFTVDQLPEAFRLDTAGIRYLPMRFGVYNGVSVVPRWLWEVPVRPRVGFTLGLSAVERLAGYSVSVVEILRALAALDVEVVAALPGAGEIREELGGVVGERVRVEEFVPLAALAPTCAVMVHHGGFGTIGTTSLHAVPQLAVAEEIDAPILARGLAAYGAGIDLPVAEATGERVAHEVRRLLTESSFTEGARRLRADMRAMPSAADVVPDLVRIAERHRGR